In the Bacillota bacterium genome, CGGTTCAGTTCAGCAACGTGTTGCACCTCGGGCATCGGCACCATGGCATTGCGGCGGACATAGCCGCAGAGGCTCTCAACCGCGCCCTTCTTGTGCGCCTTGCGCGGGTTGCAGAATTCGGCATCGAACAGGTAGTGCGCCCGCAGGCTCGACAGCAGGTTGGTCTCCCGCCGCCGGTTCCCAGCGAGGAACTCCCTCACAGTGACCTTTGCGTTGTCGTAGCGCACCCTCGCCGGTACACCGCCCAGCCACTCGAAGGCGCGAACATGCCCGGCTAGGAAGTCCTCCACCCGCCCGTGCAGGAACGCATAGGCGAAGCGCACGACGCGGCGCACGGTAGACTCAACGCCGGTGAACTCGTCGCCGTACTCCTCGACCAGCCGGTCGTAGATGCACCTGGCCGAAGGATTGCAGTCAGTCGCCGGGGAGACTTGTGGAGAAGCACCGGGGGAATAGGCTCTCAAAGCGTACGGCCCCATTCTCTTTTCAGCCTGGGCGATGCCTACGGAGGAGAGACTTGCGGTTGTGGTCGAGATTATGGCCGAATGGCGTTCCCAGTTCAAGTTCGGCGGAGACAAGCTCCCATGAGGGTGCCTGAACAACAGATTGTTCCTGGAGCGTCTTCACGGGCCTGCTATTGCCATACTAGAGAGCGGACGGGCGGGGAGCGCCTCATGGCTGCTGCGGCAGACCCTGGAATTCTGTCCGAACGACAATCAAGGGGCGCGGCAAGTCCTCATCACGAAGAAGAGCCATCGCAGGCCTATGGGATCGTGTCTTCACCGAACAACGCTCGGTGGCCGGGATCAGGCCGACACATACTGGCGGGACTGTGGCACCCTTTCGAAACCAATCCCGGGCGCGGCTGAGAGTGGCAGGAACGTTGCCGATGCCGCAACTGCATTTGATAAACAGCAGCCCCGCTCGCACCCGCTCGGCCCCGAACCCTGATTCTACCTATGCGTGTAGACCCTCTTCTCAGGTATGACGCCCCTCACACCCCCACGTGGATCGCTCATGTCCCCGGCATAGCGGGGTATCAGGTGCACATGCAGGTGCATTACGGTCTGACCGGCGGCCTTTCCATCGTTTACTCCGATGTTGAATCCATCGGGATTATGCTTCTCGATGAGGAGCCGTCGGCAATCCTCCAGCAGCTGTAGTAGGGCGGCCTTCTCTTGGGGGGTAGTCTCGAAGAAGGACTGAACATGCCTTTTGGGGATAACGAGCATGTGGCCAGGGGAGACAGGGTATCGGTCGAACACTGCGAAAGCAGAGTCGTTTTGAAGTTCCACCTTGTCCAGACTACAGAAAACGCATCCATTCGTCTGCTCCATCTGTTGAACTCTCACTCTCCCTCTCCACTGGAGCCCGAGACACTTATGAGAAACAGCCCTTCATCGAAGCCTCCCCGTTCCTCCCGCTTGGCAAGGCGCATCTCCTCGATACCTGCGGGAGACACGTCACGCCTCCGGGCGATTGCGTAGATGACCTCGATCAGGTCAACAAGCTCGGAAACGTCCCTGGTCTCATGATACTCCTTCAACTCTTCGTCCAACTTGCGCTCGAGTTCCAGTTCAAGCTCGGCCGAGTTGAGGTTCCGC is a window encoding:
- a CDS encoding nucleoside triphosphate pyrophosphohydrolase, with the translated sequence MTSDNSTTVLHNKLVRDRIPELIRRSHKTCKTRNLNSAELELELERKLDEELKEYHETRDVSELVDLIEVIYAIARRRDVSPAGIEEMRLAKREERGGFDEGLFLISVSGSSGEGE
- a CDS encoding HIT family protein; the protein is MEQTNGCVFCSLDKVELQNDSAFAVFDRYPVSPGHMLVIPKRHVQSFFETTPQEKAALLQLLEDCRRLLIEKHNPDGFNIGVNDGKAAGQTVMHLHVHLIPRYAGDMSDPRGGVRGVIPEKRVYTHR